The Sandaracinus amylolyticus genomic interval ACGCTCGAGGCGCTCCTCGCGCGCGAGCGGCTCGCGCCCGAGCACGCGATCGCGATCGCCGATCAGATGCTCGCCGGGCTCGCGTTCGCGCACGCGCACGGGATCCTCCACCGCGACATCAAGCCCGAGAACGTGTTCCTCGCGCGGCAGCCCGGCGGCGCGACGGTCGCGAAGCTGCTCGACTTCGGCCTCGCGAAGTTCACCGAGGGCGCGATGTGGGGCAGCGGCAGCGTGCTCACGCAGCACGGCGCGATCCTCGGCACGCCCGCGTACATGGCGCCCGAGCAGGTGTTCGGCCCGACCGTCGACGCGCGCACCGACGTCTACGGCGCGGGCGTCGTGCTGTTCGAGCTGCTCACCGGGAGCTGGCCCTTCGTCGCCGAAGAGATCACCGACATGTTCCGCGCGCACGCGATCGATCCCGTGCCCGCGCTGAGGGCCGTGCGCCCCGAGCTCGACGCGCGCCCCGAGCTCGAGGCGGTCGTGAAGCGCGCGATGGCGAAGCGTCGAGAGGATCGCTTCGCCGACGCGCGCGAGATGCGAGTCGCGCTGTCGCGCGTGCCGCGACCGGTCGCGCGCATCGTCGCGGGATGAACGCGATGCACACGACGGAGTGGATCGGGCGCGTGCTCGACGGTCGTTACCGCATCGAGCGCGTGCTCGGCGAGGGCGGCATGGGCGCGGTGTTCGCGGCGGAGCAGATCGCGCTGCAGAAGCCGGTCGCGCTGAAGATCATCCTGCCGGAGCTGGCGGGCGATCCCGAGCTCGCGCAGCGCTTCGCGCGCGAGGCGATGGTGAGCGCGAGGCTCGATCACCCGCACGTCGCGAGCGCGCTCGACTACGGCGCGCTCGAGGGCGGCGGCGCGTACCTCGTGATGCAGCTCGCGCGCGGTCGCGGGCTCCGCTCGTGGATGCGCGAGCGCGGCGGCGACTGGCGCTTCGCGCTGTCGATCGGCGCGCAGATCGCGGACGCGCTCGCGGCGGCGCACGCCGCGGGGATCGTGCATCGCGACCTCAAGCCCGAGAACGTGATCGTCGAGGATCGCGACGGGGCGCTGCACGCGCGCGTGCTCGACTTCGGCATCGCGCGCGTCGCCGATGCGCCGAAGGACACGGGCCCGCTGACGCGCGTCGGCACGGTGATGGGCACGCCCGGCTACATGGCGCCGGAGCAGGCGCTCGGCGAAGCGGTGGACGCGCGCGCCGACGTGTACGCGCTCGGCGTGATGTTGTGGGAGCTCGCGGCGGGCCAGGCGCTCTTCGATCACGAGGAGCTCGGCGCGATCGTGAGCGCGCAGCTCACGTCGAGCGCGCCAGCGCTCGCGAGCGAGGTGAAGGAGGTCCCGCCGGAGCTCGACGCGCTCGTCGCGCGGATGCTCGCGGGCTCGAAGACGTCGCGGCCGAGCCACGGCGCCGAGGTGCGCGACGCGCTGCGCGCGATCGGCGCGTCGGTCGGGCTCGCGGTCGGTCCGGCGGGGAGCGGCGTGCTCGACCCGGCTGCGCTCGGCGCTCGCTCGAGCGGGATGATCGCGAGCGCCGCGTCCGCGCATGCGCGCACCGAGCTCGCGCAGAGCTCGCAGATCGGCACCAGCGCGGCGATCGCGGCCCACGCTCCCACCGCGTTCGCGAGCGAGGCCGTCCCGTCGTTCGTGAGCCCGAGCGCGACGGTCTCGCCGCACGCGCCCACCACGATCGTCGCGCCCCCGTCGAAGACGCTCGCGTGGCTGATCGGTGGCGCGGGCGCGGGCGTGCTCGCGCTGGTCGTGCTCTCGTGCGTGGTCACGCGCATCGCGTGCTCGGGGGACCCGAGCGAGGTCGCGAGCGCGCCGCCGACGGTGCCGTCTCCGGCGCCGAGCACACCACAGGTCGCGACGGGGAGCGCGTCGCCCGCGTACGGCCTCGCGCCGATCCCGCCGGATCTCGCGCAGGATCTCGCGGTGCTCGAGACCCACCCCGACGCGTCGTTGCGCTCCGCGGCGGCAGCGCGCCTCGCGCCGCGCGCCGCCGAGCTGCCGAGCTACGCGCGCGCGGTGCTCGCGTACGAGACGGGCGCCGAGTGCGACGATCGCCGCGAAGCCGTGCTCGCGATGCGCGCGTTCGGCGACCCGCGCGCGATACCCGCGCTCCACCGCATCGCAGCGACCCCGCCGACCGGCTGCGGCCGCCGCGGCAACCAGGACTGCGACCGCTGCCTCCGCCGCGACCTCGAGCGCACGCTCGAGCGCCTGTCGGGCGAGTGACCCGAACGCGCGCGCGCATCGTTCGAAGTCGTCTCCAATTGCCGCGCCACCGGGCGCGCAGTCGGGCGCCGAAGGCGCGCGCTGCGACCCGCGAGCGTCCGAGCCGCGCGAAGCGCGTCTCGGTCGCGAGCTCTCCTCAGCCCCACCGAGTGAGACGGCAGACGCCGCGTCACGGCGCGGGGGTGGGGGTCCGGCGCCCTCACGCAGCGGGTCCGGTCGACGGCAACGCGAGATCGTCGGCGAGCGAGCGCCGCGCGCGAACGCGCGCAAGCGAGCGAAGCGCCGCGCCCCGACGCTCTCACCGTCACAGTCCGGCAGCCGCGAGTACCAGGGCGCCGGACCCCCACCCCCGCGCCCCCGCCGACGCTTCTCCAGCTCTAGACGTCGTCCCGTCGAACGGACCAGACGAAGCCGTCGTACCAGAAGTGCATCAGCGACACGACCATCGTCACCGCCCACCACGCGTGCAGATCCGGCTGGAAGAGCTCCGCCATCGCGCCGTACGCGAGCGTCGACCCGAGGAACACGACGAGCGCGATCGACCGCGCGCCCGGCACCCGCAGCAGCCCCGCGATCCGATCGCGCTCCGACCACCACACGAGCGCGAGGTACTGCACCGCGTGGAAGAGGTTCATCACGAAGAACGCCTCGCCCCACGAGTTCAGGCCCCACGTGTAGATCGAGCAGAGGCCCGTCGACGCGACGAGCCAGATCTTGACCTTCGAGATCGGCACCCCGCGCCGCAGTCGTCGCACCGACGCGATCACGTACGCGATCACCATCGCCGTCCCGATCGCGATCACGCACCACGCGAGCGCGCCGCGGTGTCCCTCGGCATACGCCGGGACCGACGCGAGCAACAGCGAGAGCGGATCCTCGAACCCCTC includes:
- a CDS encoding serine/threonine-protein kinase, yielding MSTGASPPAIGSWIAGRYRIDAPLGSGTMGAVYRGTRADGMPVAIKLMHPESIERPESRRRFEREAAALAAVTHPNVIGVLELADLAGAPCLVMELLEGHTLEALLARERLAPEHAIAIADQMLAGLAFAHAHGILHRDIKPENVFLARQPGGATVAKLLDFGLAKFTEGAMWGSGSVLTQHGAILGTPAYMAPEQVFGPTVDARTDVYGAGVVLFELLTGSWPFVAEEITDMFRAHAIDPVPALRAVRPELDARPELEAVVKRAMAKRREDRFADAREMRVALSRVPRPVARIVAG
- a CDS encoding serine/threonine-protein kinase; the encoded protein is MHTTEWIGRVLDGRYRIERVLGEGGMGAVFAAEQIALQKPVALKIILPELAGDPELAQRFAREAMVSARLDHPHVASALDYGALEGGGAYLVMQLARGRGLRSWMRERGGDWRFALSIGAQIADALAAAHAAGIVHRDLKPENVIVEDRDGALHARVLDFGIARVADAPKDTGPLTRVGTVMGTPGYMAPEQALGEAVDARADVYALGVMLWELAAGQALFDHEELGAIVSAQLTSSAPALASEVKEVPPELDALVARMLAGSKTSRPSHGAEVRDALRAIGASVGLAVGPAGSGVLDPAALGARSSGMIASAASAHARTELAQSSQIGTSAAIAAHAPTAFASEAVPSFVSPSATVSPHAPTTIVAPPSKTLAWLIGGAGAGVLALVVLSCVVTRIACSGDPSEVASAPPTVPSPAPSTPQVATGSASPAYGLAPIPPDLAQDLAVLETHPDASLRSAAAARLAPRAAELPSYARAVLAYETGAECDDRREAVLAMRAFGDPRAIPALHRIAATPPTGCGRRGNQDCDRCLRRDLERTLERLSGE